Proteins encoded in a region of the Ziziphus jujuba cultivar Dongzao chromosome 3, ASM3175591v1 genome:
- the LOC107423571 gene encoding peroxidase 65-like: MSLSISTTMSPFPLLILLFISIPFAQSKLSIDYYKHSCPDFQRIVREIVTTKQLSNPTTAAGTLRVFFHDCMVEGCDASVLISSNHVNSAERDADLNLSLPGDAFDVVIRAKTTLELTCPGVVSCADILAQTTRDLITMVGGPFYKVRLGRKDGLISKASRVEGNLPRVNHTMDTMIKVFANKGFSIQEMVALTGGHTIGFSHCKEFADRLFHFKKTTQTDPAIHPKFADALKRTCAHYKTDTAMSAFNDVMTPGKFDNMYYQNLQRGLGLLTSDHALVKDPRTRPFVELYATNQNEFFKAFSRAMEKLSILHVKTGHKGEVRHRCDAFNSIRT, from the exons atgTCTCTCTCTATTTCCACCACAATGTCTCCTTTCCCTCTACTTATCCTTCTTTTCATTTCCATTCCATTCGCCCAATCCAAACTCTCTATCGATTACTACAAGCACTCGTGCCCGGATTTTCAAAGAATCGTCCGTGAGATTGTCACAACCAAGCAACTTTCCAACCCTACCACCGCCGCTGGAACTCTTCGCGTCTTCTTCCATGATTGCATGGTAGAAGGCTGCGATGCCTCTGTCCTCATCTCCTCCAACCATGTCAATAGTGCTGAGCGCGATGCCGATCTTAATCTCTCTCTCCCAG GTGATGCTTTCGATGTTGTAATCAGAGCCAAAACCACCCTAGAGCTCACCTGCCCTGGTGTAGTCTCCTGCGCTGATATCTTGGCTCAAACCACCAGGGACCTTATCACAATGGTGGGAGGTCCTTTCTACAAAGTCCGACTAGGCCGCAAAGACGGACTCATCTCGAAAGCCTCACGTGTAGAAGGAAACCTCCCTAGGGTTAACCACACCATGGACACCATGATCAAGGTCTTCGCTAACAAAGGTTTCAGCATCCAAGAAATGGTGGCACTAACCGGTGGACACACAATTGGCTTCTCACATTGCAAGGAATTCGCTGACAGGCTCTTTCACTTCAAGAAGACCACACAAACCGACCCGGCTATCCACCCGAAATTCGCAGATGCATTGAAGAGAACATGTGCCCACTACAAGACTGACACTGCCATGTCGGCATTCAACGACGTGATGACGCCAGGAAAGTTTGATAATATGTACTACCAAAATCTTCAGAGGGGATTAGGGTTATTGACTTCGGACCATGCATTGGTTAAGGATCCAAGAACAAGACCTTTTGTTGAGTTGTATGCCACAAACCAGAACGAGTTTTTCAAGGCATTTTCTCGTGCAATGGAAAAGCTTAGCATTCTTCATGTCAAGACTGGACACAAAGGAGAGGTGAGGCACAGATGCGATGCCTTCAATTCCATtcgcacttaa